The Mesoplasma sp. JKS002658 genome segment TGGGTTTTGTTTTTTCTTCATAATTTCCTTCCATAAACTTAAGCTAATTTTGTTTATTTAACTTGTTAATAATTAATGATCGGATTATTAAGAGATTTTATTAAAGACCTAAACAAAAACTGTAACAACCACTCAGCAGTTATGTCATCTGATTGATTAATAATACTTATTTTGTGCCGTAATCTAATGTTTATGTTGTTGGATATGAGTAATTAGTTGTTAATGTAACAACTAACAATTTAATCAATAAGGTATTTACAGATTGACTTAAGTTTAAAAGGATTACACCATTCAATTTAAAAACAACAATAATTTAATACCTTTAGGTTAATTAAATTCATCAATCTAACAAAACTCATGCTAATGATGAATTTTTGACTGATTACTCCTAATGACAATAACTTAATAATTTGACCATTTTTCTAATTCTGGTTAAAAATAGAAACTTTCTGTCTATTTTATTAAAACCAGGGTATTTTGTTGTTAATTAAAAATGCTTAAAGGGTTGATTTTAGTTTTTTCCCTTAAAAGTAGGCAAACCAAACGGTTTGTCTTTTTTCTTTTACCTTTCTTATTTAAACTTGTTTTCTTTTTTGATTATAACAAAAACCTGTTTTCTTTTTTTCAGAAAACCATGTTTTTTAGAGGACAAGATTTTAAAAACAAAAACAGCGAAAATTAAATACTACCTTCGCTGTTTTCTTTCTGAATAAATTGACTTCAATGCAAGTCTTAATTTGAATTTTTCTTAATTTCTCAACCACTAGTATATAAATCTCTTAACTGATGATTCAATTCATATTCCACCATTGCTTGATACTTTGTTTGGTCTTTATCCTTGCTATTAATCAAAGTGTTTTGAGAATAAAGACGATCATCACTAACGTTGAAGAATTTATAACCATTAAATAATCAAATAACTTGATAACTTTGAGTATTGTCCTTCTTTTGATCATCAGTTTGGGTAATGCTTTGAACGATTGGAGTAAATACTTCGACTAGATTGTTTAAAGTAAAACTAATTTGATAAGTTTGATCCTTACTAGTTTTAGTATTAGGAGCAAAAGAATAGGTGACTTTAATTGGTTTGGCTTTAGCATAATAAAAACTATTTTGGTTATAAACAAAAGAATAACCATCAACATCGTTATTATTACTATCTTTAATTTTAGTTTTAGTATTAACATAATCCACACTTGGTGTAGCACTAATACTGCTAATCTTTTCTGCAAAAGTGGTGTTTTCTGGCATTATTCCTCCAGCATCAAGCCCATCAGGTAAGTTAAGCGTTGGTGCAGCGTTAGTACCAATTAAAGGATCTAGACTATCAGCAGCAGACAAAATTAAACGAGCATAAGGATCAGATTTGGTGCGTTGTCCTAAAGGTTTAGTCTTTTCTGAATCTTGGTCTTCTTGTTTAATATTATTAGCTGATGCATAACTCACATAAGAAGCTGGTGCTTGAGAAATTGAACCATCGTTCTTATTGTAAGTAAAAATCGAACTCATGGTTTTATACTCTTGTAAGACACTGCCACTTTGATCATCACTCAAAGCATAACGCACACCAACAAAACTAGAATATTTCGTACTATTATGATAACTTTCATAGAAAGCATTTGCATCATTATCAGCAGCACCAAACAAGTTATTAGCTTCCGTCTTTGATTCATTTAAGGCAGCTAAACCACTTACATCACCACTATAAGCACTTAAGTCATGTAAACCATTAATTGAATTAACATGAGTATAACCAAACTGGTCATAATACTTACTTTCATCAGACTCTAAACTTGAAATTCGCGAACCATCAACACTAGGGGTATAAATTCCCTTATCATTAACTGATTGATAAGCAGCATCAGCATCATTGCCAAACCGACCAATAAAAGTATCACGAGAATCATGAAGTTGTTTTTGGTTTTCTTGGGGTTTAGTAATTAATCTTGCATCATTTGCCATTACCCGAAACAACATATCATTAAGTTCACTAAAAGTCATTGCTGGGTTAACCAGATAACCTTCTCTTCCCTTATATGATTGAGAAAAACCATTAGTAGCAGTTGCTAGTTGTTTAGCAGTATAGTTGATGCTATTGATATTAGTTTCTTGTTCTTTAATGCTTTTGTCAGCATCACCAAGATAAATACCAATTGGATCAGTCTTTACTCCACAAGACACCACACTAGTCGCTGAAACGCCGGCAACAGAAAAAACCGTCAATAACGCAATTAATTTTTTCACTTCTTTTCTCCCTTGAAATTTAATAAGCTCGTTAATGAGTAAATTATACCAAAATTAGCCACCAAAAAGAAGATAGCCTGATGGTGATAAAAGTTAGGAAAAACCATTAAGCATCGATAAATTTTCCGTATCGCTTTAAAAAAGATAGTTCAATATCTTTTGTAGCTCCGTTCCGATGCTTAGCAATTACTAATTGAGTTGGCGAAACCTCACTTGGCATCGACCCATCATCATGGACATAATAGTCAGGACGATATAAAAACATGATAATATCAGCATCTTGTTCAATCGCTCCTGAATCTCGTAAATCAGACATAATCGGACGTTTGTCTTCCCGTTTTTCAACACTTCGACTTAATTGGGAAAGACAAATAATTGTTATTCCCAAATCCCGAGCAATCCGTTTCAACTGACGCGAAATCGTTGAAATTTCGTTTTGACGGTCGTTGCCACTTGATCCTGGTGTTGTCACCAATTGCAAGTAATCAATAATACACAAGTTGATGTTTTCATCACGTTTTAACTTATGCAGTTTAGACTGAATTTGTTGAACATTAATCCCTGGTGTATCATCAATAAAAATTCTAGTGTGATCAAGCGTGTCTTTAGCCACTCCCAATTCGGTTCATTCTTCTTTTTTAATTCCTTGACCATGTCGTAACTTATCACCTTCAACCTCTGTCATTAGGGATAAGATCCGTTGGGTTAACTGTTCGCCAGGCATTTCTAAAGAAAAAATGACTACCCCATTTCTCTGTTTTTGTTTAGGATCACTTGCGGCATTATAAGCAAGGTTTAAGGCAAAGGCGGTTTTTCCCATACTTGGTCTAGCAGCCAAAATAATGAAATCTTGAGCTTGTAATCCTGCAGTAACCCGGTCCAACTCAGCAAATCCAGTAGTAATTCCTGTTAACTTTTCTTTTGAAGAAGCTAACTTTCTTAACTTAGTTAACACCACCTGGGCACTATCACCAATTTTAGTTGTATCATTGGTTTTTAAGTCAAAGTCAATTTCTAATAACTGGTTTTGCGCTGTTTCTAAAACCTCACGCATATTAGTTGATGTTTTAGTCAGGTTAGAAACTTCGTTAATTAAACCTTTCAACTGACGTTCAGCACTTTGTTCGTGAACAATTTTAATATAACTATCAACATTTTCATCAGAATAATACTTCGCAGCAATCATAAAGAGATAAGAAGTATTCCCTGCCTTTGCTAACCTTCCCTTACCTTCTAAATAGTCAGCAACATTAATTTCTGAGATTTCTTGATTAGTAATCTGTAATTCTTCAATTGCTTGAAAAATCAACTTATGAGCTCCTGAAAAAAAGTCATCATGACTAAGATTAATCAAAATATCTGGTAAAGCATTGGGAGACTTTAACGCAATTGCTAAAACATTTTGTTCAGCTTCATTTAAAATCTCCAGATTAGCTTTTTCATCAATCATGCTTTTATCCCATTTCTTTCTAACTTATAACTATTTCTTTTTATCTTTTTTTTCTACTCGAACAACAAGTGTTGCTTTCACACCCATCTCTAGGTTAATCTCCACTTTAAAAGTACCTGCTTCTTTCAAATTATTAAAGTTTTTCAATTGTTTAGTAGAGATTTCAATTCCTTCTTCAACCTTTAAATAATTCACAACTTCTTTAGCAGTAATTGATCCCTGGGCCTTATCTTGGATAATATCAAGTTGAAAAACTGGTTTTAGTTCTTCAATTTTTTGTTTTAGTTGTTTCATTTCTGCAGTAGCTAACTGGTTTTCTTCACCCTGAATTTGTTTTTTTGTATTTAGAGATTTTGTTGCTCCAAGAGTGGCTTGCATCGCTAAATGATTGGGAAACAAGTAGTTCAAAGCGTACCCATCGCTTACGACTTTAACTTCATCTTTTAATCCTTGCCCCTTTACATCTTTTAAAAAAATTACCTTCATCAGTTTTCCCTCACTTAATTTATAAGTTTATTCTACTAATTCTTCTTAATGATTACCAATAATTAGAATTAAACTATCGTTTTAAAAGTAAAAAAATTTTTCTAAAGTAAAAAATCCTAATCAAAAAATCTCTTTGCTATAATCTCAATAAGAAACAATTAAAGTAATATTTTGACACCAATTCTACTTATGGTTTAAGAAAACGGAGGAAAAATGACAAAGCAAAAACAAACCAGCAAAAAGGACAAGAAGATTATTATTTACTCCTCAACTGCTGCAGGAGTTATCATCATTGGTGGAGCTGTCGGAGCTGGAGTTGGGGTAGCTATTCATAACCGCACCAATCACAATTCAGAAGTCAAGGAAGAAAATAAGTTTCTCGATAAAGTCGCTAAAGATATTAGCGCTAGTCAAACTTCGCCAATCATGGCGAAGAATAAAGCAATAACTTTTAAAGTCATTAGCGAACAAGCCGATATCCAGAAAGCTCAAGAACTTGGTTTAACTGCCACTGCTGATCAAAACTTATTTACAGTTTCGCAAATAAATGATGATGGCGAAATTCAAGTAACTTCAACAGGAAAATCAGGAAGTGGAGATGTTTTACTTTCCACAGACAATTCTTCAAAAAGTAAAAAGTTAAATGTCTTTGATGGAAATCCAAAACCTTTGGTGGTGGTTGATGATTGTGATTTTGATGAAGACACTGATCTTGACAAAACCAACTTCACTACCACCCCAAGTGTTGAAAAAACCCAAACAATCATCTTAAATAATCCCCAAACCTTCGCTAACCTTCAAGTTGCAGTTTTGAATTCTGATGGCAGCATTGATAGTGGTGGTAGTAATAAAGCTAAAATTGCGCTTGACTATGATACTGGTAAAATTACTATCAAACCATTAATCCAAGGTGATTTAAGTATCGGAATCTTTGCAGACAACGTTACTGGTACTAAAGAGGGCAAAACTGCTGCTTGCATCCTCGCTTTATCAGTTCAACCAAAGTTAGATTTAACCCCAATCAGCGGTGATGATAATAGTACAGAAATCAATACCTCACCAAAACTTGGTGAAACTAGTAAGATTAATATCACTAATGCTGATGACTATGAAAACTTATCTGTAGCTTCAGATCAAACTGATGTTGCAAGAGTCACTAACCTGACTTATGCAGACGTCACTGATGATAATCAACAAAAGGGGACGCAAAGAAAAACAACAAGAATAGCTACTTTTAATGTTATCCCCACCAATCCAGGAAAAGCCAATATTATCATTAAAGCTGATAACGCCAATAAACAAATAATTCCGTTTGTTATTCCTTCAAGAATTAATCCTTATTTAGATGATGTGGCACAAGGATTTATTACCGGACACACTTGTGATATCAAAATTGATAATTTAAATGATATGGTTAATGTCACTGCTACTTCAAGTGATAATAACGTTTTTAAAGTCGATTCAATCGATGCTACTAATGAAACGATTAGACTGATTGGCCAA includes the following:
- the rplI gene encoding 50S ribosomal protein L9, whose product is MKVIFLKDVKGQGLKDEVKVVSDGYALNYLFPNHLAMQATLGATKSLNTKKQIQGEENQLATAEMKQLKQKIEELKPVFQLDIIQDKAQGSITAKEVVNYLKVEEGIEISTKQLKNFNNLKEAGTFKVEINLEMGVKATLVVRVEKKDKKK
- the dnaB gene encoding replicative DNA helicase, whose protein sequence is MIDEKANLEILNEAEQNVLAIALKSPNALPDILINLSHDDFFSGAHKLIFQAIEELQITNQEISEINVADYLEGKGRLAKAGNTSYLFMIAAKYYSDENVDSYIKIVHEQSAERQLKGLINEVSNLTKTSTNMREVLETAQNQLLEIDFDLKTNDTTKIGDSAQVVLTKLRKLASSKEKLTGITTGFAELDRVTAGLQAQDFIILAARPSMGKTAFALNLAYNAASDPKQKQRNGVVIFSLEMPGEQLTQRILSLMTEVEGDKLRHGQGIKKEEWTELGVAKDTLDHTRIFIDDTPGINVQQIQSKLHKLKRDENINLCIIDYLQLVTTPGSSGNDRQNEISTISRQLKRIARDLGITIICLSQLSRSVEKREDKRPIMSDLRDSGAIEQDADIIMFLYRPDYYVHDDGSMPSEVSPTQLVIAKHRNGATKDIELSFLKRYGKFIDA